A single genomic interval of Euwallacea similis isolate ESF13 chromosome 2, ESF131.1, whole genome shotgun sequence harbors:
- the LOC136419461 gene encoding isovaleryl-CoA dehydrogenase, mitochondrial, whose protein sequence is MNSTRVNMAKRACSLFLRSSNKCNGAINGVQKRQVSQYYPIDEHIFGLTREQIQLRETIFNFAQKELAPLAYEIDKKNNFDNLRNFWRKLGDLGALGITAQSEYDGSDGSYLDQVVIMEELSRACPAIGLSYVAHSNLCLGQLHRNCNRAQGLKYLPKLCSGEHIGALAMSEPNAGSDVVSLKLKAEKKGDYYVLNGTKFWITNGPDADVLVVYARTDPNAKPQHGITTFIIERGFEGFRSGVKLDKLGMRGSNTGELIFEDCKVPKENILGAENKGVYVLMGGLDLERLVLAAGSVGVLQACCDVAFSYAHVRKQFNKKIGEFQLIQSKMADMYVTLSACRSYLYSVARACDDGKVNRKDCAGVFLFCSERATQMALDAIQILGGNGYINDYPVGRLLRDAKLNEIGGGTTEVRRLLIGRQINKEYS, encoded by the exons ATGAACAGTACTAGAGTGAATATGGCTAAAAGGGCTTGCAGTTTGTTCCTCAGAAGCAGTAACAAATGTAATGGGGCAATAAATGGGGTTCAAAAAAGACAGGTGTCGCAGTATTACCCCATTGACGAACACATATTTGGACTAACACGAGAACAAATTCAG CTTAGGGAAACCATCTTTAATTTTGCTCAAAAGGAATTGGCTCCATTAGCATACGAAATAGataagaaaaataactttgacaacttaagaaatttttggaGAAAACTTGGGGACCTCGGAGCGTTAG GCATTACAGCACAAAGTGAATATGACGGATCAGATGGTAGCTATTTGGATCAAGTGGTTATTATGGAAGAACTATCCAGGGCATGTCCGGCCATAGGTCTCTCCTACGTGGCACATTCAAATTTGTGTCTCGGACAACTGCACAGAAATTGCAACAGGGCGCAGGGACTGAAGTACTTACCAAAA CTGTGTTCAGGAGAGCATATTGGCGCCTTGGCAATGTCTGAACCAAACGCTGGATCTGATGTTGTATCACTTAAGTTAAAGGCTGAGAAGAAAGGAGACTATTATGTGTTAAACGGCACTAAGTTTTGGATTACTAATGGACCTGATGCAGACGTTTTAGTG GTGTATGCCAGGACCGACCCAAACGCAAAACCTCAACACGGCATCACGACCTTTATAATCGAACGGGGTTTCGAAGGGTTCAGAAGCGGAGTTAAACTCGACAAATTGGGCATGAGGGGCTCAAATACGGGAGAACTTATTTTTGAAGACTGTAAAGTCCCCAAGGAAAACATCCTTGGAGCGGAAAATAAAG GGGTCTATGTGCTGATGGGCGGATTAGATTTGGAAAGATTGGTCTTGGCAGCAGGTTCCGTAGGAGTATTGCAGGCCTGCTGCGATGTAGCTTTTTCGTATGCGCATGTGCGGAAAcagtttaacaaaaaaattggggaatttcagttaattcag AGTAAAATGGCCGACATGTACGTGACTCTTTCTGCGTGTCGCAGTTACCTGTACAGTGTTGCCAGAGCGTGTGATGACGGGAAAGTAAACAGGAAGGACTGCGCAGGTGTATTCCTGTTTTGTTCCGAGAGGGCCACACAGATGGCCCTGGATGCTATCCAAATATTAG GGGGCAACGGATATATCAACGATTACCCTGTTGGCAGGTTGTTGCGGGACGCCAAACTTAACGAAATTGGAGGGGGAACCACTGAGGTTCGGAGGTTATTGATTGGACGGCAAATCAACAAAGAATACTCATAA